One segment of Penaeus vannamei isolate JL-2024 chromosome 3, ASM4276789v1, whole genome shotgun sequence DNA contains the following:
- the LOC113805862 gene encoding uncharacterized protein, translated as MKYDYIILMSLTLLWFPAPVTLLEVSRKLPLEEESAFLKGGAEFDNRQDIWSSLHTFCDLHCGKNDEKLTEDYQPANMSAANMQVGRRLFKKLYPRASSKRPGKRDMPSGWEVFVKLAATACDLHNIHRRNVQEENVQYQNNNENRFRRQAFAEKKPTYKRFLGDISAFLPLVQWNIPSNRFIWLPSDDEKEKN; from the exons ATGAAGTATGACTACATTATCCTG ATGTCGCTGACGCTGCTCTGGTTCCCGGCTCCTGTTACCCTTCTCGAGGTTTCCCGCAAGTTACCCCTTGAGGAGGAGAGCGCATTCCTCAAGGGCGGCGCAGAATTCGACAATCGCCAAG ATATTTGGTCTTCTCTACACACATTCTGCGATCTTCACTGTGGAAAGAACGACGAAAAGCTGACGGAAGACTATCAGCCAGCCAACATGTCAGCCGCGAACATGCAAGTTGGCAGACGCCTTTTCAAGAAGCTGTACCCCAGAGCGTCCTCCAAACGACCTG GTAAGAGAGATATGCCTTCGGGTTGGGAAGTGTTCGTCAAGTTGGCGGCTACAGCCTGTGACCTCCACAACATCCATAGACGGAATGTTCAAGAAGAAAATGTTCAGTACCAG AACAACAATGAAAACCGCTTTCGACGCCAGGCGTTCGCAGAGAAGAAGCCCACCTACAAGAGATTTTTGGGTGACATATCGGCCTTCCTGCCTTTGGTGCAGTGGAATATCCCGTCTAACCGCTTCATATGGCTGCCCAGTgatgacgagaaagagaagaattaa
- the LOC113805889 gene encoding UV-stimulated scaffold protein A, translated as MFPERNEDQHAYQLRKSVEDLTTSGKDKLDEETFKKVKKICKKSDFYVIELYKLLCKHLKKNHAEIRYSAFQICDEIFRRSHCFRELLLKDFKTFADLTLGLDPKKPLPKPKAVAQKLKQKCVETIQQWYDSYSHGYKTLKLGYVYLRDCKKVDFAELTARSESERQAAEEERRRLEEVKRKKIEKITNEMENSTAEIKDSITEFQNCFRLLIPDLHDFFIPLDDQDGQEPGGFFFEEDAESPQEGGFIPDESREEKEFEYGSDLMRGHGIMKGTSVQINLGDVRKVQETKDNEIVIQNLKENVSVLKTKYVPLVKRWEQTMRPHSEGNGALIKRILDIKNVVEGSVRKFESVQIIPQKLQKPVSNEDFDSDSDDDFIEVPFDDPRVISAAASEAALLGISGPSHQSGSQKSVDPDNQPSTSGVNFNAEISLKQLSKKEGVKKVDARCPDEYLSKETMKPQRHHNPLAGLSQVWTATPDLHEQDEMETTGGILGIATQRVNYERTWEPVKWECRAPLATGRLCPRRDRERCPLHGPIIPRDEIGQPVRPEDVARERAAKEKYEQENPAWQDPQLLAEIKAATGVDLKVPKGRSRIREKYKNLTDIKKTTPRERLAKKVLSKRAVRRLNSALARDHSAPQNSSSFNFG; from the coding sequence ATGTttccagagaggaatgaagaTCAGCATGCATATCAGCTGAGGAAGTCAGTGGAAGATCTAACAACTTCCGGCAAAGACAAGTTAGATGAGGAAACTTtcaagaaggtgaagaagatatGCAAGAAGTCAGACTTCTATGTCATAGAGTTATACAAACTGCTTTGCAAACATTTGAAGAAGAACCATGCAGAGATACGATACAGTGCCTTCCAGATTTGTGACGAGATCTTTCGAAGATCTCACTGTTTTCGGGAACTGCTACTTAAGGACTTCAAGACATTTGCTGACCTGACGCTTGGCCTTGATCCCAAAAAGCCATTGCCAAAACCAAAAGCTGTAGCACAAAAACTCAAACAGAAGTGTGTTGAGACCATTCAGCAGTGGTACGATTCCTACTCACATGGTTATAAGACCTTAAAATTAGGCTATGTTTATTTACGAGACTGTAAAAAGGTGGATTTTGCTGAACTTACAGCCAGATCAGAGAGTGAGCGccaagcagcagaagaagaaagaaggagattggaggaagtaaaaagaaaaaaaattgaaaagattacaaatgaaatggaaaacagTACTGCGGAGATAAAAGACAGCATAACTGAATTTCAAAATTGTTTTCGGTTATTAATACCTGACCTTCATGACTTCTTCATACCCTTAGATGACCAAGATGGCCAAGAACCTGGTGGATTCTTCTTTGAGGAAGATGCTGAGAGCCCCCAAGAGGGTGGATTCATACCAgatgagagtagagaagagaaggagtttGAGTATGGATCAGATTTAATGCGGGGACATGGAATCATGAAAGGGACAAGTGTACAAATCAACTTGGGTGATGTAAGGAAAGTGCAAGAAACTAAAGACAATGAGATTGTGATACAGAACTTGAAGGAGAATGTCAGTGTCCTCAAGACAAAGTATGTTCCTCTGGTAAAGAGATGGGAACAGACAATGAGGCCACACAGTGAAGGGAATGGCGCACTTATAAAACGGATTCTCGATATCAAAAATGTAGTTGAGGGATCAGTTAGAAAGTTTGAATCTGTCCAGATCATACCTCAGAAATTACAAAAGCCAGTCAGTAATGAAGACtttgacagtgatagtgatgatgacttcATAGAAGTTCCTTTTGATGATCCTCGTGTCATCAGTGCTGCAGCATCAGAGGCAGCTCTCCTGGGAATCAGTGGACCCTCTCATCAGTCAGGAAGTCAGAAGTCAGTTGACCCAGATAATCAACCATCAACTTCAGGTGTGAATTTTAATGCAGAAATATCTCTTAAACAGTTGTCCAAAAAGGAGGGTGTTAAGAAAGTGGATGCAAGGTGTCCTGATGAATACCTCAGCAAAGAAACAATGAAGCCTCAGCGTCACCACAATCCTCTTGCAGGGTTAAGCCAGGTCTGGACAGCAACTCCAGACCTTCATGAACAAGATGAAATGGAAACAACAGGTGGCATCTTAGGCATTGCAACACAGCGTGTCAATTATGAGCGTACTTGGGAGCCTGTAAAGTGGGAATGTAGAGCTCCACTTGCAACTGGACGCCTTTGTCCTcgcagagatcgagagagatgTCCTTTGCATGGTCCAATTATACCAAGAGATGAAATAGGACAGCCGGTACGTCCAGAAGATGTTGCCCGGGAACGTGCTGCTAAGGAAAAGTATGAGCAAGAAAACCCTGCTTGGCAAGACCCTCAACTGCTAGCTGAGATAAAAGCTGCCACAGGTGTTGATTTGAAAGTTCCTAAAGGCAGAAGTCGGATACGTGAAAAGTACAAAAATTTGACAGATATAAAAAAGACAACCCCTCGAGAGCGTCTGGCAAAGAAAGTATTAAGTAAAAGAGCAGTGAGACGTTTAAATTCGGCTCTAGCCCGGGACCACTCTGCACCTCAGAACTCTTCAAGTTTCAACTTTGGGTGA